Part of the Ictalurus punctatus breed USDA103 chromosome 9, Coco_2.0, whole genome shotgun sequence genome is shown below.
tgtctgacAACCACTGCAATAAAGTTAACCATTCAATAAAATTAGCACTGAGATCACTTGATCAGCAGCTGAcgtgaaataaaacatcaattACACAAACAATTTCGGtctaaaactaaataaaaaaactctgTTAGACTAGCCTAAAGACCTTATATGGTTATTAATGCTATATGGTTATTAAATCGCATTTACGCAGAAAGAACGAAGTATCCGGATAATGTTAAGTAGACAGCAGTATAACTACCCGAAAGAAAGAGTTCTCTTACCTCTGGCAGAGACTTTCCATGGCTCAaattatatatctttatattatttacacTGGACACCTGCATTTTTTACAGTGGTCAGGCGATCTTTTTACACATATGAAGAATGATTTCTACAGAAAATCTTCCCGGTTATAAACCCACGTTGGAACCACAACAAGCGCTGGAGTGTTCACTAAATAAAGTCCGTGTGGAAACTTAGCACTCAGAGCATAGGTTCCTACATCGTTTACAGACGCCACAGAGGGGTTTCATTATTTGTTCTGGTTTTCAAAACGATGTGCAaatgttatttttgtataacattttgttttatatatatatatatatatatatatatatatatatatatatatatatatatatatatatatatatatatatatatatatatatatatattaaattcatgAATATATAGGTACATGaataagtgaatgaatgaatgacacatGTAAGCTTTGAAGAAACAGTCAGAATGGATGATTTTATGAACATACTAAATAGTTGTTAGATTGTTAGAAACATCGTAGTAATCTATGCAGCGTAAAATGTTAACAGCCAACCACAGTCGACAACTGGAAATAAAAAGtgaatacaaacaaacaaacaaacaattgaaAAGTAGAAGGATTTCTTTCAGGGGGAAAACTTATACTTATATTTTATCTTATGTATGAACATAACGAATGAATTTTGCCAACAGGGAATGCATTACTAAAAAGAAGTAAGGTAGCCGGCGGCGTCATAGATCCGCGTGACGTCAATACCACGGGGCATGGATACGTTTAACGCGACTGTTGCAACCGTCATTGCGCCAGCATAGTTTAATGACTCTAAGTGTAGTGacttatatataatttaatatgaaATGTTGTTTTCACTCTTTTGATATAACATCatgcaggaggaaaaaaaacatgaaaaaactgAGGCAAACACATGCCAAGAGGAATCATGTTGGCTGGAGTGTTTCGTCATTAATAAGGAAATGACGTCAGCCGATCCTACCTGGTCCGCTCCACTGatgacagagagtgtgtgacagGTGAGAGGATTCTCCTGTGCAGTGATGTGTGTGAGGAGCTGCTCTACCTGAGCACAGTCTGTCATGGATGGGACACTAATGCACTAAAACTACATATGGATCAAACTTAACTATGGACACCTTGACTGTAAGGTAGGAAGATTTATTACTCATCTACACTTCTCTAAACCCTGTGTGATTTAACtcctcttttaaaaaatgtctggTTTTCATCTTATACgtttttcattttgtaaaaaagTACCATACACATAAAGTTGTAAGCCGGACCCGCATGCAGTGAATCATGCCACATGGAAATTCTTATTATCTagagaattattattttaaaatgtcattgaaGATGTCATGGAAATTTTCAGCCTTAAATGAAtcatgaattttttatttaaactaccTGCTGAACTTGTTATCCGTACTGTGTATAATAAACTATAGGCGACTGTCCATTGCTGTTGCTTCAAAGATCAGACACTAATCCCTTCCATGagattatacatattttttctttttttctttaggtTGTGATACAATCTATCTGCTAGTTATAGTGTTGAAGAAAACTATAGCGTATAATATTGATCGGCCATACATTAGGGCATTGTGAAAGCATTACCAATGATTGAACTTTTTACATATTGGGATTATATAAGGCATAAACAAGCTGTAGCTTGATCAttcattatatgtatatatgtatgtatatatatatatatatatatatatatatatatatatatatatatatatatatatatatatatatatacaagctTAAAAGTAAGTCTTAGGCTGACATTATGCTAGAATCCATGCTAAAATATGCTCAAATATGGTTAGTAATGTGCTATAGCACTGCTAAGTAAGAAATAAGAGCATGTTATTGACTCATTGAGGgttaattacatttgttaggATATTATATTTTTCAATCTTGGAAACACAACCCTTCCAGACAGTGAAGTCAGTTGAAATCAGAGGTGACATATAATCTTACGATGCCTTTGTAAAGCCGATAAGTTTCTTAGCAAGGCGTACATTGTAAATGACTTTCAGTGGTTGTAATGAACGTCTCTTATCACAGCTTTTGAAGTGTGAAGAAGGCCCACATTTGGAAAGTGGGCGAGGAAGGCATGGCAGAGTTCTGGCTGATTTCAGTTCCTCTGGACAAAGTCAGTTCACAAGCTTTGGAAAAGCTTAAAAGGGCCACAGTCAAAGCCAGCCTGGGAAGCTACTTCAGATTccacatcccagagctgaaggtAAGGAGGAGTGGAATTTGCATAATGActagactgagagagagagagagagagagagagagagagagagagagaaagagagagaaagagagggagagagagatcggGGGagtgggggggtgggtggggagGATTTGAGCATGTCAGATTTCATTCTTTGTCAAAGACAAAAGAAATTAATTGAAATATAATTCAGTTGAGCACTCGTGTAAGTACATGCAGATGACATGTAGGGTCACAAGTGCATAATGTATTTTGGAGGTCAAGAGTATTGGGTTGTCTCGCTCATGTTTCTGTCTTTTAGAATAGGCTTGCAAATATAAGATTTTAACAGATATTCATTTAGGGTAGACTTTTGTAGCACAGTGTTCAACAATTTATGCTggattgttgtgtgtgatgtgaattGTGTTTCATATGAGAAGACTCTCAGTTTCTTTCTCTGAATTTTTGAAACTGAATCTACCTTGTTACACTTAGATGTAACTGAATATTGACTATGGTCAACCTTAGCCACAATGTTCACAGATAGGTTACTGTTAAAGCTGCTTATACCTTGAGCAGATATACTAAACATCTAAACACACTGTGGATGCTGGTTTTACCAGGTAGGCACACTGGATGTGTTGCTTAGTGTGTCTGATGACCTCTCCAGACTGGACTCCTACACAGAAGGGTAAGCAAATTCTGCAAATCCAGTttcaatgtttttaaaagtgacTGCTTTTGTTTTCCACAAGCTAGTGTGTcattttttgcttttcatttaGGAAGTACAGTCTCAGGTTCATCCTGGTTCACTAATACATATATCTTAAAACCGTTGTGGGTAATCCAGAGGTTATTCCGTAGGTTATTTCATTCCTCATACACATCCATCTGGCCTCCTTGTGTTGTCTGTGGGAAAATTCACAAGCAACTGTATCGCAATTATCGTTAGCGGAGACACTCAATCCTGCAGGCTCTTGTTTCAGGTCCTACTTCACAATGTTCCGTGCGTCCCTGTGTTGTGGAAACTGAGCTCTgggtttttccttcttttctccatTTCACAACCAGAGTCCTCTTTATTTCAGTCAAAATCAAGTCCTGGACAGTACTAATCATTTTAGGCGCAGTTTCAGAACCTGAAGTTTCCAAAAACAAAGCCGTTGACCCTAAACGTACCAGGATTGATATTGgggtttttgggttgttttttttttctaaccatGTAAACACTtgaggtaaataaaatgtttgtcatGCCCTAATTATGTATGAATGATGACTATAAATGCTTGCTTTAAACATCGCCATAAGACACTCGGACACTTTGTCTCTCATTTACAGTGTAATGCGGAAAACGATTCGGTGTATGGCAGAGCTCATGGAACAATCCAGTGACAAGCTCATGGAGAATGCTCTGGCTAATGGAGGAATATCGGTGTATGGTAAGGTCACTTTCAGCTCTTAGTGCTAAGCTATTGAGAATATTCAGCAGGACGAGATCATTAGCTAAGAGCAGACACAGCAGGTGGCAGTTTCCACTCTTCTCAGCTTGGCCAGCCCACAGATCCTATTACCTGTGTATATCATAGCATAGTTATTGTGTCACTTAAGTATAAGGATAGATGTCGATAAGAATTCACATAGAAatcatattacatttacatttattcatttagcagacgcttttatccaaagcgacttagaaatgaggaaatacaagcaaaatgatATAtcaacaatacaagtagtgttaccatacaagatttattattgagttctagagaagcaaagtgcccTGCATAGTgatgtaagagccagagtaatgtattttattttatttatttattaatgatgtgGGGGTTGGCAGGttggggttagttaagtgctcacagaagaggtgTGTATTACGTTATACATGCTTGATTTcttttgaaattattattattattattattattattattattattatattcacaTTTCTACATTTCTCACCAGAGCAAAAGGCACATCGTAAAGTTCCACAGTCGCCACTGAAAATGTATTTCCAAGCCTTGCGGGGTATGTTAACATGTTTTTCAAGCTTGTACATTTATATtgttgtatatacagtataatgtggAGGTGTCAGGACTAACTGCTAACTAGCACGGTGTGtttttaatagtttttaaaCAATTGTGGAGTACATCAAAAAGCCtttgttttttctccatttctACGCAGTGCAGATATTATTTGTCTCACATATAACATTGTGTCTGATATTTCAGTGGATCTGACTACATATATGACCAAGTTCCAGTGGGACAGAGCCAAATATTCTACTGCCCTGCCGCTTAAGACACTCACGGATCTTATCTTCAAGGTATACATCCCACACAGACCTCACACGGCAAACGTTAAGAGAACTGCACTTTAGCATATTAATATTCATGTGTGCGTATCTGTGTTGGTggctgcacgtgtgtgtgtcagcaagTGGCCCAGGTCGAGACGGAGATGAAGTCTCGTAATGCTGCGTACAGTGATGTGAAACTCAGTCTGCGAGCCCTTGAGCAAAAAAACGAGTAAGTTCTCTTAAgtagggaataaaacatgacgagGTGTActgttttagaaaaataattaaGGACAGGGTCATGTGATGCAGCCTGGCGTTCCTGTTACCaccatgaagttgattattttccaagtGACATCATGTCCTGAAATGGTTTATTGCTCTGATAACACggcaatttgccaacagttatgtttttattcattgaAGAATGACATTACACTATGTCCTGatgattttatgatttaaagattgacatgattgttggtgccagactgGTTGTTCGAGGTATTTCAGACACTGATCCCCTGGGGCTTTTCATAGACAAAAGTCCATCATTTATACAAAATGgtacaaaaaaccccaaaacaaaacaaaacacatccaCTGAGCAACAGATCTGCAGGCAGAATCATCTTAtggataagagaggtcagaagagaatggccaggcTGATTCAACCTGACAGAAAGACtgtggtaactcaaataaccagtcTTTACAAtcgtggtgaacagaaaagcaattcagaacacacaacacaatataGATTATATTGATGATATAAAGCAACTCCAACGATGCTTTATATTTTGACTTTATAATATTttgattaaatatatttaataatattaaaatatatttaataataatttactacCATTGAATTTGAAATTCAGTTTCACTTTAGTTCGTTtttagtgtgttttatttagttttgtattcatttatattattttatatatttaaatgtttgtttggaGAACATATTGTGAGTTATTAATGGTTATCAGCACTTTACCTAACTGAATGTgagaaaagtaaaagtaaactGCATAGgaaatttaaataaagtcaATATTGAGTATTCAGTATTAACTGAAAGCAGAAATGAACTCATTTCAGTCAGTTGTTAGGAggcagtttttatttataggactcacagttttattttctgttaaatGTGATATAATacaatctaatctaataataTGATGACAACCACTGTATATCTGTCGATATTGTTGTCACTCTTCAGGGGAAGTCTGCACACCAGAGCTTTGACTGGCATTGTGAAAAAAGAGGACTTGGTCCTCAACTCTGAGTATCTCACCACTTTAGTGGTTGTGGTGCCcaggttagtgtgtgttagtgcttAGTAGTGTTTAGTCCACAGTCAATAATTACTATTTAGCAAATAGAGCATCTGACTCATTTTAGTTTAATCTACTGGTGCTTGTTGATTAAACACAACCCCCTACATTCCGGTTGTATTATcccatatttataaatgtttgttaTATATGTTAACTATTTCACTGCAATCAGCTTAATGTTGCACAGCATTGTATTGCATATACCGTTGcgcatacagtgccctccactaatattggctgtgcaaaattgtctttattttttaaccttttgatcttttgttaaaaaaaatcacaaaaatattctactctcatgtatatcaaacaattgcaaacaaaacacaggtttatcaaaaaaaaaaaaaaaaaaaaaactttgttaaatatgtgtgcaaaaattattggcacccttttagtcaatactttgtgttacccccttttgccaagataacagctctgagtcttctcctataatgcctgatgaggttggagaatacatggcaagggatctgagaccgttcctccatacagaatctctccagatccttcaaatttcgaggttcACGCTGGTggtctctcctcttcagttcaccccacaggttttctatggggttcaggtcaggggactgggatggccatggcaggaccttgattttgtggtcagtaatccatttttgtgttgattctgatgtaagttttggatcattgtcctgctggaagatccaaccacgacacattttaagctttctgacagaggcactcaggtttaatttaatatctgttgatatttgatagagtccatgatgccatgtatgctaacaaaatgtccaggtcctcttgcagaaaaacagccccaaaacattaaagagccaccaccatatttaaccatgggcatgaggtacttttccatatggctatctctgtgtgtgcgccaaacccacctctggtgtttattgccaaaaagctctattttggtttcatctgaccatagaacctgatcccatttgaagttccagtagtgtctggcaaactgaaggcacttgagtttgttttgtatgagagtagaggcttttttattgaaacccttccaaacaacttgtggtgatgtaggtgacttcggattgtagttttggagactttctgaccacaagacacaactaacttctgcaattctccagttgtgatccttggagatttttttggctactcgaaccatcctcttcacagtgtgttgagacaatatagacacacgtccaattccaggttgattcataacatttccagttgactggaatttcttaattattgcccagATGGTGTTAATGGACATTTAATGTTTGTACTATttccttatagccacttcccattttgtgaacctcaacaacattttgtcgcacatcacagctatattccttggtattacccattgttatgaatgtctAAGGGAaattggcctatgtgttacctcatatttatacctctgtgaaacagcaagtcatggttgaacattttcctgttcctagtcacctaggtgtacaatttatttttttttaaatatcaatgggaatacacttcaaatatatttttctcatatgatttcataggggtgccaatacttgtggcacatatatatttaacaaagatatttttttggataaacctgtgttgtgtttgcaattgtctgatatccatgacagcagagtattttttgtgaatttttatttaacaaaagatcaaaaggttaaacaataaagacaatttttcacagcctgcttcgttcatatttaccaagggtgtcaatattagtggagggcactgtatctgcACTTAATTCCACATATAATCCATACTTTTTCTGCCATCTATCCTTTATAtcctttatattatatagtttatatttttttctacttgTATGCTAGTacagtaaattttatttttttttgtcactggACAGTCGtcaaaagcatttcactgcacatcgtactgtgtgtggttgtgtgtgtggccaataaaatatgaatttgaatttgaacttgaaaccctttttttttttatttttttttttttacaggacaTGCATTAGGGAGTGGGAAAACACCTATGAATCCATGTCCCAGTTTGTGGTTCCTCGCTCCagcaggttagttcctgttatttttTCCTGTTTATTCTTAGCTCAGCTAactaatcagccagtcatgaCTGCAGTACAGCTCTAGCCATGGGTCAGCAGGTCAAGTTCACCCTAGTGTAAAGTTACTGATGGAAAGCAAGCATCTCACCTCAGTCTGCTGACTGATATCCATCTCAGTGGCTCTAATTAGCCTGTTTTACTTCATCCTCATTAAGCAGTCGGCCTCAGAAAATCAGGCGTCTGTTGGTTTGTTGCAACAGCAATGAATAGCAATGGTATTGACTTTATAGATggtaaaagaataaaataaaatgaaaataaaaatgataccaTAGTCCATACCTCGTCCTACATACTGGTGATGCATCTTTAAAACGTCTTCATCATGTGTCATAGGAAGTTGCTGGAGGACGAGGatgctgggattttcacagtgACACTCTTCAAGAATGCTGTAAATGAATTCAAAGCCAATGCCAAAAGTCACAAGTAAGTGACCGCACCttatcacacacacttttgaaaGTATTCTTAAAACCTCAAACAGTTTGTGGTCCCCAGTAGATTTGCAGTACGAGACTTCAACTTAGAGGAAGCAGAGTGGCAACAACAGGAGATGAGCCGCCTCAGCATTGATAAGAAAGAACAGTATGTGAGTAACACTTGTAAATATCTATAGACAGCTACaggatatacactcactggtcaCTTATgcggcagcagcacaatggaCAAAatgcaggtacaggtcaagagcttcagttcatgtttacatcaaacatcagaatgtggaaaaatgtgatctcagttaGTTTGACGTTGGTgtagttgttggtgccagatgagctggtCTGAGtctttcagtaactgctgatctcctaggaTTTGCATGCACAAAAGTCTGTCGATAAAGATgggtgcaaa
Proteins encoded:
- the atp6v1c2 gene encoding V-type proton ATPase subunit C 1-B; this translates as MAEFWLISVPLDKVSSQALEKLKRATVKASLGSYFRFHIPELKVGTLDVLLSVSDDLSRLDSYTEGVMRKTIRCMAELMEQSSDKLMENALANGGISVYEQKAHRKVPQSPLKMYFQALRVDLTTYMTKFQWDRAKYSTALPLKTLTDLIFKQVAQVETEMKSRNAAYSDVKLSLRALEQKNEGSLHTRALTGIVKKEDLVLNSEYLTTLVVVVPRTCIREWENTYESMSQFVVPRSSRKLLEDEDAGIFTVTLFKNAVNEFKANAKSHKFAVRDFNLEEAEWQQQEMSRLSIDKKEQYGIFVRWLKVNFNEAFVAWIHIKALRVFVESVLRYGLPVSFQALLLQPQKKQVKRLREELNSVFTHLDPMAVAGKQDVGLDIAEVNVGQQEYYSYIYYPISINLVDSS